Below is a window of Wenzhouxiangella sp. XN201 DNA.
GACGTTGGCTGGCGCAATATCAGCGCGCTGCCGCCGGTCTTTGCCGATGCCGTCGAGGGGCTCTCACCGGGCGAGGTGAGTGAACCGTTGCGCACGCCTGCCGGCGTCATCATCCTGCAGGTGCGCGACGTGCGCGAGCGTAGCGAGGTGATCGTAACGGAGTATCGCGCCAGGCACCTGCTGATTTCCCCGTCGGAACTGATCACCACCGATGAGGCGCGCGAGCGCATCGAGGATCTGCGCGAACGGATCGAAGACGGCGAGGACTTTGCCGAACTGGCGCGCGAATATTCCAGTGACCAGTCCACCGCCAATCTCGGCGGTTTGCTCGACTGGTTCCCGGCCGGCGCTTATGGACCCTATGTACGCGAGCAGGTCGAATCGCTCGAGCCGGGTGAGCTCAGCGATCCCTTCCAGAGTCCGAATGGCTGGCATCTGATCAAGTTGCTGGAGGTCAGGGAGAGCGATCGCACCGAAGAGGTGCTTCGGTCCGAAGCGCGTGAAATGCTGTCCGAGCAGAAGGCACAGGAAGAGGTGGATCGTTTCCTGCGCCAGCTCCGCAGCGAGTCCTTCGTCGAGATTCGCCTGTAGGCCGGGTGTGGCCGGCACGATCCTGCAGCCACTACTGATTACGCCGGGAGAGCCGGCGGGCATCGGCCCCGAGCTGGCCTGCCGTGTGGCGGCACTCGATCCCTCGCTGATCGTCGTCGCCGATCCGGATCTGCTGCGGCAAACCATCGGGGCGATCGGCCTTGAAACCCCGGTGCTGGAAGTGGACGGCGTCGGGGCCGACGCCACTGGCGGCATCCGCTGTCTGCCGGTGGCGCTCAAGGCGCCGGTCCAGCCCGGCCGGCTCGATCCGGCCAACGCCGCCTACGTTCTCGAATGTCTGGAGATTGCTGCCGATCACTGCCTGGCCGGCCGCGTTCATGGCCTGGTCACCGGGCCGGTGCACAAGGGCGTGATCAACCAGGCTGGCATTGAATTCAGCGGTCATACCGAATTCCTTGCCGGGCGGGCTGATGTCGAACGGGTCGTGATGATGCTGGCTGCCGGCCGCGTACGCGTAGCCCTGGTGACCACGCACCTGCCCCTGCGCGAAGTGGCCGATGCCGTCACCGGCGAGCGGCTCGAATCGACCTTGCGCATCCTTGACCAGGCACTGCGCCAGCAGTTCGATCTGCGGCGGCCGAAGATCGCCGTGCTGGGACTCAACCCGCATGCCGGCGAGGGCGGCTACCTGGGCCGGGAGGAGATCGAGGTGATCGAGCCGGTCATGAAGGCGCTGCGCGGTAGCATCGACCTGGTCGGCCCGCTGCCGGCCGATACCGCTTTCGTGCCGGATCGCCTGCGCCAGTTTGATGCCGTGCTGGCGATGTACCACGACCAGGGCCTGCCCGTGCTCAAGCACGTTGGTTTTGGACACGCCGTCAACGTCACGCTGGGCCTGCCGTTCATCCGGACTTCGGTCGACCACGGTACGGCGCTGGAGCTGGCCGGCAGCGGCAAGGCCGAAACCGGCAGCCTGATCGCGGCGGTCAATCTGGCGCGCAGCCTGCGGCGTCCGGAACAATGAAGTCACACCGGCCGCGCAAGCGCTTCGGCCAGCATTTCCTGCACGATGCCACGGTCATTGGCCGACTGGTTTCAGCCATTCGGCCGCTTGCGGATGAAGTCCTCATCGAGATCGGTCCCGGAGAAGGGGTGCTGACGGGCCCCTTGCTGGAAGCCGGCGCGCGGATAACGGCAATCGAACTCGACCGCGACCTGGCCGCGGCGCTGCCCGAACGCCTGGGTTTCCCCGAGCGGCTGAAAGTGATCCAGGCCGACGTGCTGGAAATCGACCTGACCGCGGTGGCCGGCGAGCGTGTCCGCGTGGTCGGAAATCTTCCCTACAACATTTCCACACCGATCCTGTTCCACCTGTTTCGCTGGCGCCAGGCCATCGTGGACATGCACTTCATGCTGCAAAAAGAGGTCGTCGACCGCCTGGTGGCCCAGCCGGGGTCGAAGCAGTACGGGCGCCTGTCAGTGATGGCCGGCTTTCACTGCCGCATGGAGCGCTTGTTCAGCGTGCCACCGGAAGCTTTCAACCCGCCGCCGAAAGTCGATTCGGCCATCATCCGCATGCGGCCCAAGGCACTCGACGAAGCCATGCTCGCACGCCTGCCCGCTCTCGAAAAAGTCGTCCGCCACGCCTTCGGCCAGCGCCGAAAAACCCTGCGCAACGCGCTCAAGGGCTTGCTGGACGAAAAACAGATCGAATCAGCCGGCGTCGACCCCAAAGCCCGCGCGGAGACGCTGACGCTTGAACAGTATCTGGCCCTGACCGACCAGCTAAGCAGCCAACACGCTAACCAGCCAACCAGCTAACCAGCCAACCAAAAAACTACCACTCCGCGATCTTCCAGTACGCTGGCATCACCGGCTCCATATGCTCGTGGCGGCTTTCGAGTTCGCCGTCGCCGTCGGTGTCGATCAGGTAGTAGGACGGCCCGCCACCGAGGGGCGTGATCTTCACCATGTAGATCTGGCCGTCGGATGAATACTCCTCGATCATGCGATCGTCCTCGCGGCGGATGACCACCTGTGGCGCGATCTGTTCGTCGGGATCCTGTACCTTGGGCGGCATCGGTTCGCGAATCGGCGGTGGTGGTGGGGCGTCCGAAGGTGTTGGCTGATCGGATTCCTCGTCCTGGGCGACTGTGATTCCGGCCATCATCAGTGCCGGCAACAGCATGGCAAATCGTTTCATGGGAACCTCCGCCAGATCGACTGATTCCAGTCTATCAGTAATGCACAGTATCGGGAGTTCCGTCACGTGGAAGCCGGTGGCGGGGTCCAGGCTTGCATTATCATGACCCGTGTTCAGCCCACGGAACCCGTTCCATGTCCGACACTTCGCCACTCTGCCTGGTTGACGGTTCGTCCTACCTGTATCGCGCGTTCCACGCCCTGCCCAGCCTGACCAGCGGGGATGGCCGGCCCACGGGAGCGGTTTTCGGCGTGGCCAACATGGTCCGGCGCATGATCGAGCAATATGAGCCCGAGTATGCCGCCGTGATCTTCGACGCGCCGGGCAAGACCTTCCGGCACGACACCTACGCCGAGTACAAGGCCACGCGCCCACCCATGCCCGACGAGCTCAGGTCGCAGATCGAGCCGCTGCACGAGCTGATTGACGCCATGGGCCTGCCCCGACTGGTGGTCGAGGGGGTGGAAGCCGATGATGTCATCGCCACGCTCACGCGCCGGGCGCGTAAGGAAGGCCGGCCCGTACTGATCTCCTCAGGCGACAAGGATCTGGCGCAGTTGGTTACCGACGGCGTCGTGCTCGAAGACACGATGCAGGACAAGCGCTACGATCCCGAGGCGGTGGAAGGGAAGTTCGGCGTCGGCCCTGAACGGGTGGCCGATCTGCTGGCGCTGACCGGCGACACGTCTGACAACATTCCGGGCATCGAAAAGGTCGGGCCGAAGACGGCGGCCAAGTGGTTGAAAGCCTACGGCGACCTCGACGGCGTGATCGAGCACGCCGACGAAGTTGGCGGCAAGATCGGCGAGAACCTGCGCGCCGGACTCGATCAGCTCAGGCTCTCGCGTGAACTGGTTGCGCTCGACGACTCGGTGAAACTCGAGGGCGGGCTCGAGGCGCTCAAGCGGACCGAACCCGACCGCGAGCGCATGATCGAGCTGCTCAAGCGCCACGGATTTTCGACCTGGCTGAAGCAGTACAGCGACAAGGAAGGCGAAAGCTCGGATTCCGGCGGCGAACTCGAAGTCGAGACAGTCACCACAAGGCAACAGCTTGAGGCCCTGGTTGATGCACTGGAATCAGCCGAGCTGATCGCTTTCGACACCGAGACCACCAGCCTGGAACCGCTGGACGCCGACCTGGTCGGGTTTTCCTTCGCGATCGAGGCCGGCCGGGCCTGGTATGTGCCGCTGGCGCATGCCGATCAGGACAACGAGTTCACCTTCGGCGAAGCGATCGAGGCCCTGCGCGGCATCATCGAGGACGAGAGTCGGCCGAAGGTTGGCCAGCATCTCAAGTACGACCTCAATGTGCTCGAGCGTGCCGGCATCGCACTCAACGGGATCCGGCACGACACCATGCTCGAGTCCTATACCTTCCATTCGACCGGCACTCGCCACGATATGGATTCGCTGGCCACGCGCTATCTCGGGCGTCAGACGATCTCTTTCGAATCGGTCGCCGGAAAGGGCAAGAAGCAGCTCACCTTCGACCAGGTGCCGGTGGCCACTGCGGCCGAATACGCCGGCGAGGACGCCGAGGTCACGCTGGCGCTGCACGAACATCTCTGGCCCCGGCTCGAGAAGCTCGAAGGGCCCTGCCGCGTCTACCGTGATCTGGAAATCCCGTTGATTCCCGTGCTGGCCCGCATGGAGCGAACCGGCGTGGCGCTGGACGCCGATGTGCTGGCCGAGCAAAGCGGTGAAATCGAGAAGCGTCTGGGCGAACTGGTCGAAGCCGCCTACGAGGAAGCCGGCCAGGAATTCAACCTGGGCTCGCCCAGGCAGCTGCAGGAAATCCTGTTCGAGCAACTCGGTCTGCCGGTCAAGCGCAAGACACCCAAGGGGCAGCCCTCGACGGCCGAGGACGTGCTGCAGGAATTGGCGATCGAAGGCCACGCATTGCCCAAGCTGATTCTCGAACACCGCGGCCTGGCCAAGCTCAAGAACACCTACACCGACCGCCTGCCCGAGCGGATTCATCCGCGTACGGGCCGGATCCACACGCACTATCACCAGGCGGTGGCGGCCACGGGCCGGCTGTCGTCGACCGATCCCAACCTGCAGAACATTCCCATCCGCACGCCCGAGGGCCGCCGGATCCGCAAGGCCTTCATCGCGCCGAAAGGCACCGTGTTACTGGCTGCCGACTACTCGCAGATCGAGTTGCGGATCATGGCACACCTGTCCGGCGACGAGCGCCTGCTTGCTGCCTTTGCCGACGGCGAGGACATTCACCGCGCCACCGCCGCCGAGGTGTTCGGTCTCGCCGTTGACGAGGTCGGTCACGACCAGCGCCGCGCGGCCAAGGCGATCAACTTCGGCTTGATGTACGGCATGAGCGCCTGGGGCCTGTCGCGCCAGCTCGAACTGCCCCGGGGCGAAGCCCAGGATTACATCGACCGCTACTTCGAACGCTATCCCGGTGTGCGCGAGTTCATGGATGACATCCGCGAGCGTGCGCGCGAGCAGGGCTACGTCGAGACCTTGTTCGGCCGTCGCCTGTGGGCCGACGAGATTCGCTCGCGCAACGGCCAGCGCCGGCAAGCGGCTGAGCGCGCCGCCATCAACGCGCCCATGCAGGGGTCGGCGGCCGACATCATCAAGCGCGCCATGATCGATGTCGATGCCTGGATCCAGTCCGAATCGGTGCCGGCGAAGTTGGTCATGCAGGTCCACGATGAACTGATCCTGGAGGTCGAGGAAGGCGCCCTGGAGAAGGTTCGAGACGGGGTCGTCGAGCGTATGCAATCGGCGGCGGAACTGAAAGTCGAGCTCCTGGTCGAAGTTGGTAGTGGGAAAGACTGGGAGTCCGCCCACTAACACATTGATTTGTAACGTTAAAAATTTTTTTCAAAATCGACTGAATTTTAGGAACTTTTGCGCAAGGGCTCTGGTCTCAATATTCACCATGCGCATGGTGTGGTCCGCTTCCCTCCCTAGGCGGACCGACAGGATTCGGTTACAGTCCCCAAACCGGATCCGACTACAGGCCCCGGGTTCTCCCTCGCCCGGGGCCTTCTTTTATACTGGACATATTCCCAGATCGGCCCTGACTCCATGCTCGAAGTGATCATTCTCGCCGCCGGCGAAGGCAAGCGCATGAATTCGGCCCGGCCCAAGGTGCTGCAACCGGTCGGTGGCCGGCCGATGCTGGCGCATCTGGTCGAAGCCGCGCGCAGCCTCGAACCGGGCGCGATTCGTATCGTGATCGGCGCCGGGGCCGATCAGGTCCGGGACGCCATCGGCGGGGACGACATCGACTGGGTGCTGCAGGCCGAGCGCCGTGGCACCGGCCATGCCGTCGCCCAGGCCCTGCCGCAGGTCGATGAGGCCGCGCGCGTGCTGGTGCTGCCGGGCGATATGCCCCTGATTCGCGCCGACACGCTAAAGCGCCTGCTCGAAAACCCGGCCGATCTGGCCGTGCTCAGTTTCATTGCCGAAGATCCCGCCGGTTACGGGCGGATCGTTCGACGCGATGGCCGCGTGGCATCGATCCGCGAAGAAAAAGACGCCAACGAAGAGGAGCGGCGCATCGAGGAGGTCAACAGCGGTGTGCTGTGTGCCGCCGCGAGTGACCTGTCGAT
It encodes the following:
- the rsmA gene encoding 16S rRNA (adenine(1518)-N(6)/adenine(1519)-N(6))-dimethyltransferase RsmA codes for the protein MKSHRPRKRFGQHFLHDATVIGRLVSAIRPLADEVLIEIGPGEGVLTGPLLEAGARITAIELDRDLAAALPERLGFPERLKVIQADVLEIDLTAVAGERVRVVGNLPYNISTPILFHLFRWRQAIVDMHFMLQKEVVDRLVAQPGSKQYGRLSVMAGFHCRMERLFSVPPEAFNPPPKVDSAIIRMRPKALDEAMLARLPALEKVVRHAFGQRRKTLRNALKGLLDEKQIESAGVDPKARAETLTLEQYLALTDQLSSQHANQPTS
- a CDS encoding DUF2782 domain-containing protein, with the protein product MKRFAMLLPALMMAGITVAQDEESDQPTPSDAPPPPPIREPMPPKVQDPDEQIAPQVVIRREDDRMIEEYSSDGQIYMVKITPLGGGPSYYLIDTDGDGELESRHEHMEPVMPAYWKIAEW
- the polA gene encoding DNA polymerase I — its product is MSDTSPLCLVDGSSYLYRAFHALPSLTSGDGRPTGAVFGVANMVRRMIEQYEPEYAAVIFDAPGKTFRHDTYAEYKATRPPMPDELRSQIEPLHELIDAMGLPRLVVEGVEADDVIATLTRRARKEGRPVLISSGDKDLAQLVTDGVVLEDTMQDKRYDPEAVEGKFGVGPERVADLLALTGDTSDNIPGIEKVGPKTAAKWLKAYGDLDGVIEHADEVGGKIGENLRAGLDQLRLSRELVALDDSVKLEGGLEALKRTEPDRERMIELLKRHGFSTWLKQYSDKEGESSDSGGELEVETVTTRQQLEALVDALESAELIAFDTETTSLEPLDADLVGFSFAIEAGRAWYVPLAHADQDNEFTFGEAIEALRGIIEDESRPKVGQHLKYDLNVLERAGIALNGIRHDTMLESYTFHSTGTRHDMDSLATRYLGRQTISFESVAGKGKKQLTFDQVPVATAAEYAGEDAEVTLALHEHLWPRLEKLEGPCRVYRDLEIPLIPVLARMERTGVALDADVLAEQSGEIEKRLGELVEAAYEEAGQEFNLGSPRQLQEILFEQLGLPVKRKTPKGQPSTAEDVLQELAIEGHALPKLILEHRGLAKLKNTYTDRLPERIHPRTGRIHTHYHQAVAATGRLSSTDPNLQNIPIRTPEGRRIRKAFIAPKGTVLLAADYSQIELRIMAHLSGDERLLAAFADGEDIHRATAAEVFGLAVDEVGHDQRRAAKAINFGLMYGMSAWGLSRQLELPRGEAQDYIDRYFERYPGVREFMDDIRERAREQGYVETLFGRRLWADEIRSRNGQRRQAAERAAINAPMQGSAADIIKRAMIDVDAWIQSESVPAKLVMQVHDELILEVEEGALEKVRDGVVERMQSAAELKVELLVEVGSGKDWESAH
- the pdxA gene encoding 4-hydroxythreonine-4-phosphate dehydrogenase PdxA: MAGTILQPLLITPGEPAGIGPELACRVAALDPSLIVVADPDLLRQTIGAIGLETPVLEVDGVGADATGGIRCLPVALKAPVQPGRLDPANAAYVLECLEIAADHCLAGRVHGLVTGPVHKGVINQAGIEFSGHTEFLAGRADVERVVMMLAAGRVRVALVTTHLPLREVADAVTGERLESTLRILDQALRQQFDLRRPKIAVLGLNPHAGEGGYLGREEIEVIEPVMKALRGSIDLVGPLPADTAFVPDRLRQFDAVLAMYHDQGLPVLKHVGFGHAVNVTLGLPFIRTSVDHGTALELAGSGKAETGSLIAAVNLARSLRRPEQ